In Anabaena sphaerica FACHB-251, a genomic segment contains:
- a CDS encoding HhoA/HhoB/HtrA family serine endopeptidase, protein MRISQVPRSIRQLSTHVLAIFLGVVLTVSCLQVLPSQAEPAPDPVVTQRPSTAVGAIGSSSFVTAAVNRVGSAVVRIDTEKTITRPVDPIMEDPFLRRFFGESFPQQSPTEQLRGLGSGFILDKSGIILTNAHVVDQADKVTVRLKDGRTFEGKVKGIDEVTDLAVVKINAGSDLPVAPLGSSSNVQVGDWAIAVGNPLGFDNTVTLGIVSTLKRSSAQVGISDKRLDFIQTDAAINPGNSGGPLLNGQGEVIGINTAIRADAMGIGFAIPIDKAKAIAAQLQRDGKVVHPYLGVQMVTLTPQLARQNNSDPNSAIQIPEVNGVLVMRVVPNSPAAKAGIRRGDVIVQIDNKPITSAEQLQGVVEDSRLGEMLQVKVQRGNQTQVLSVRTAQLQDIS, encoded by the coding sequence ATGCGAATTTCCCAAGTACCCCGGTCTATACGCCAACTCAGTACCCATGTTTTAGCGATTTTTCTAGGAGTGGTGCTAACGGTTTCTTGTTTGCAGGTTTTACCTTCACAAGCAGAACCTGCACCCGATCCAGTGGTTACTCAAAGGCCATCTACTGCTGTTGGTGCTATTGGTAGCAGTAGCTTTGTGACAGCAGCGGTGAATCGTGTCGGATCTGCTGTGGTCAGGATTGATACAGAAAAAACTATTACTCGTCCTGTTGATCCGATTATGGAAGACCCGTTTTTACGGCGGTTTTTTGGTGAGAGTTTCCCCCAACAGTCGCCGACTGAACAATTACGCGGTCTAGGTTCTGGTTTTATTCTGGATAAAAGTGGCATAATTCTCACTAATGCTCATGTTGTTGATCAAGCTGATAAGGTAACTGTCCGGCTTAAGGATGGTCGCACCTTTGAAGGTAAAGTTAAAGGCATTGATGAAGTTACGGATTTAGCGGTAGTCAAGATTAATGCTGGTAGCGATTTACCTGTTGCACCTTTGGGTTCTTCCAGTAATGTGCAGGTGGGAGATTGGGCGATCGCTGTTGGTAATCCGTTAGGATTTGATAATACTGTCACTTTGGGTATTGTCAGCACTTTAAAACGTTCTAGCGCCCAGGTGGGAATTAGTGATAAACGTTTAGATTTCATTCAAACTGACGCTGCTATTAACCCCGGTAACTCTGGTGGGCCGTTGTTAAATGGTCAAGGTGAGGTAATTGGCATTAATACTGCTATTCGTGCAGATGCGATGGGGATTGGGTTTGCGATTCCTATAGATAAAGCAAAAGCGATCGCTGCTCAACTGCAACGTGATGGTAAAGTTGTTCACCCCTATTTAGGTGTACAAATGGTGACATTAACACCCCAATTAGCCAGACAAAACAATTCTGATCCTAATTCTGCAATTCAAATACCAGAAGTTAATGGTGTTTTAGTGATGCGAGTTGTACCCAACTCTCCTGCTGCGAAAGCTGGTATTCGACGCGGTGATGTAATTGTACAAATTGATAATAAACCAATTACTTCCGCTGAACAATTGCAAGGAGTTGTGGAAGATAGTCGTTTGGGTGAAATGTTGCAGGTGAAAGTACAAAGAGGAAATCAAACTCAGGTGCTTTCAGTTCGTACTGCCCAACTGCAAGATATTTCTTAA
- a CDS encoding Uma2 family endonuclease — translation MYQTDPPLAAKETLPTMYDLPSEDPEEKGLPDQFHLLQPQLLADTFLPPNYKQEEIFTGSDINLYFDSRHPLWYKRPDWFAVVGVPYLYEKRDLRLSYVVWQESVNPYIVVELLSPGTEKEDLGQILRDVEKPPGKWEVYEKILRIPYYAIFDRYKSEFRMFELTGDRYIETLRSTPSDANSRFWIPGLELGLGIWEGSYKNVQMPWLRWYDQNGNWVLTPTEQEREKAEQERQRAEQEKQRAEQERQKTEKLIAQLRALGVEPDLD, via the coding sequence ATGTATCAAACAGATCCGCCCTTAGCGGCTAAAGAAACATTACCCACAATGTACGATCTGCCTAGCGAAGATCCAGAGGAGAAAGGTTTGCCGGATCAATTTCATTTATTACAACCACAATTATTAGCAGATACATTTCTTCCTCCTAACTATAAACAAGAGGAAATATTTACAGGAAGTGACATAAATCTGTATTTTGATTCTCGTCATCCATTGTGGTATAAACGCCCAGATTGGTTTGCGGTTGTGGGTGTTCCTTATTTGTATGAAAAAAGAGATTTGCGGTTAAGTTATGTAGTTTGGCAAGAATCTGTTAATCCTTATATTGTGGTAGAGTTACTGTCACCAGGAACAGAAAAAGAAGATTTAGGTCAAATATTGCGAGATGTGGAAAAACCTCCTGGTAAATGGGAAGTTTACGAAAAGATTTTAAGGATACCTTATTATGCCATATTTGATCGTTATAAATCAGAATTTAGGATGTTTGAATTAACAGGCGATCGCTATATTGAAACTTTGCGATCTACACCTTCAGATGCTAATTCTCGTTTTTGGATTCCTGGGTTAGAATTAGGTTTAGGAATTTGGGAAGGGAGTTATAAAAATGTGCAAATGCCCTGGTTACGATGGTACGATCAAAATGGTAATTGGGTGTTAACTCCCACAGAACAAGAAAGAGAAAAAGCGGAACAAGAAAGACAACGTGCAGAACAGGAAAAACAGCGTGCAGAACAAGAAAGACAGAAAACAGAAAAATTAATTGCCCAACTGCGTGCGCTAGGTGTTGAACCTGATTTAGATTAA
- a CDS encoding serine/threonine protein kinase, with translation MVWQQGYKLQGGRYVIEKVLGEGGFGITYQAQHTLLKQWVVIKTPNESLKNDSEYPNYVKRFIQEGRKLAKLSQQPHPNIVRVTELFQESETYYLVMDFLPGESLFNIVKKKGSLRELEAVGYIKQIGEALIFVHQQGLVHRDAHPGNIMVQKNGKAVLIDFGIAGEIMPQDGYFTSHHPANIAFAPYEQMGGNRQVTIDVYTLAASLYYAVTGKRPESSLDRKLYNKPLISPNKYVVGISDGLNLAILKGMSLEAENRPQSMREWLRLLPDFSNQVYQVSQKIEHQTIRTEKTVPVIVGVNNSPNVKVNSKNIPWVWLVVMSLYYVIMGFLSAISSVWILTSTMPPAMNSSVVTALGTDAVIFLVAFSFALPWDGSPALFLAFAGFILLSCIEVVSKYGWVAVVGYIGFSVLHLLVFFAYSFANKQLKKYFSKLHQFLIMLCTSWLGLFLGWLVHQIFPKFVRLS, from the coding sequence ATGGTTTGGCAGCAGGGGTATAAACTACAGGGTGGGAGATACGTTATAGAAAAAGTCCTGGGAGAAGGTGGTTTTGGAATTACGTATCAAGCACAACATACACTTTTAAAGCAGTGGGTAGTTATAAAAACGCCGAATGAAAGCCTAAAAAATGATTCTGAATATCCCAATTATGTAAAAAGATTTATTCAAGAAGGACGCAAATTAGCAAAACTTTCTCAACAACCACACCCGAATATTGTCCGTGTAACTGAATTGTTTCAAGAAAGTGAAACATACTATTTAGTCATGGATTTTTTGCCTGGTGAAAGTTTATTTAATATAGTCAAAAAAAAGGGATCATTACGAGAATTAGAAGCAGTAGGATATATTAAACAAATTGGAGAGGCTTTAATTTTTGTCCATCAACAGGGTTTAGTACATCGGGATGCACACCCTGGTAATATTATGGTACAAAAAAATGGTAAAGCTGTTTTAATTGATTTTGGAATTGCAGGGGAAATAATGCCCCAAGATGGATATTTTACTTCTCATCATCCTGCTAATATTGCTTTTGCACCCTATGAACAAATGGGAGGTAATAGACAAGTAACGATAGATGTTTATACTCTTGCTGCTTCTTTATATTATGCAGTTACAGGTAAACGTCCTGAAAGTTCGCTAGATAGAAAATTATATAATAAACCGTTAATTTCTCCTAATAAATATGTTGTTGGTATCAGTGATGGGTTGAATCTGGCAATTCTGAAAGGTATGAGTTTAGAAGCGGAAAATCGTCCGCAATCTATGAGAGAATGGTTAAGGTTATTACCTGATTTTAGTAATCAGGTTTATCAGGTTAGTCAGAAAATAGAACATCAAACTATTAGGACTGAGAAAACTGTTCCTGTTATTGTAGGTGTTAATAATTCTCCTAATGTTAAGGTAAATAGTAAGAATATTCCTTGGGTTTGGTTAGTAGTTATGAGTTTATATTATGTAATAATGGGGTTTTTATCAGCAATCTCCTCAGTTTGGATTCTTACTTCTACCATGCCTCCAGCTATGAATTCATCGGTGGTTACAGCTTTGGGTACTGATGCTGTAATTTTTCTTGTGGCTTTTTCTTTCGCTTTACCTTGGGATGGATCTCCGGCTTTATTTTTAGCTTTCGCTGGATTTATATTATTATCATGTATCGAGGTAGTATCAAAATATGGTTGGGTAGCTGTTGTTGGCTATATTGGGTTTTCTGTTTTGCATTTACTCGTATTTTTTGCTTATTCTTTTGCAAATAAACAATTAAAAAAATATTTCAGCAAATTGCATCAATTTCTGATCATGCTTTGTACATCTTGGTTAGGCTTATTTTTAGGTTGGTTAGTACATCAAATTTTCCCAAAATTTGTAAGATTATCTTGA
- a CDS encoding peptidoglycan-binding protein, which translates to MRDNKQLLITKYQLPITNHQSPITHCILIFASCLSLGLFPNLVISATPNPAPNQQAILIPGMRGSEVQVLQIQLKALGYYKDLIDGLYGISTQAALSKFQKAQGLKRTDGIADITTQTILTKAVSVQTQCTTSPASPAPTPQINTKSQPSQRDFIWWSLLGLGLLGTIGAVVYLIKKFGKVPQLAGSEDQKLLKPSPDHHPKFFLNPAQTATLPISTELVPIETGTLIPKLNLFDELIKDLRCHDSNKRRKAIWNLGQQGDSRAVQPLVDLMIDADSQQQGLILSALAEIGTCTLKPMNRALAISMQDENPQVRKNAIRDLVRIYDTMGQMSKIVFHALEDPDPEVQETAKYALNQMDRIRRIPREQILGDMKTEELLE; encoded by the coding sequence ATGAGGGATAACAAGCAATTACTCATTACCAAGTATCAATTACCAATTACCAATCACCAATCACCAATTACCCATTGCATTCTCATATTTGCCTCTTGTTTATCCTTGGGTTTATTCCCAAATCTTGTGATTTCAGCCACACCTAACCCAGCACCTAATCAACAAGCTATTCTTATTCCAGGGATGAGAGGTTCGGAGGTGCAGGTATTACAAATACAACTGAAGGCGTTAGGATACTACAAGGACTTGATCGATGGACTGTATGGCATCAGTACACAAGCTGCCTTATCTAAGTTTCAAAAAGCACAGGGATTGAAAAGAACTGATGGTATTGCTGATATAACTACTCAAACAATTCTGACCAAAGCAGTATCAGTCCAAACTCAATGTACAACTTCTCCTGCTTCTCCTGCTCCCACTCCCCAAATTAACACCAAGTCTCAACCTAGCCAACGAGATTTTATCTGGTGGTCATTACTAGGTTTGGGGCTTTTAGGAACTATTGGTGCAGTTGTTTACTTAATCAAAAAGTTTGGTAAAGTTCCACAGTTAGCAGGATCAGAAGATCAGAAACTTCTCAAACCATCTCCTGATCATCATCCTAAATTTTTCTTAAACCCAGCACAAACAGCAACTTTACCAATTTCTACAGAATTAGTACCAATAGAAACAGGTACGCTTATTCCTAAGCTCAACTTATTTGACGAATTGATCAAAGACTTACGGTGTCATGATAGTAATAAGCGACGCAAGGCTATCTGGAATTTGGGTCAGCAAGGAGATTCACGTGCTGTTCAGCCACTGGTAGACTTGATGATTGATGCAGATTCTCAACAACAAGGTTTAATTTTATCAGCCTTGGCAGAAATTGGTACTTGCACGCTCAAACCGATGAACCGTGCTTTAGCAATATCCATGCAAGATGAAAATCCCCAAGTACGGAAAAATGCTATCCGTGATTTAGTTCGCATTTATGACACGATGGGGCAAATGAGCAAAATTGTGTTTCATGCACTGGAAGATCCCGATCCAGAAGTGCAGGAAACCGCAAAGTATGCTTTAAATCAAATGGACCGTATCCGTCGCATTCCCAGGGAGCAGATTTTAGGGGATATGAAGACAGAAGAGCTTTTAGAATAA
- a CDS encoding GH116 family glycosyl hydrolase, which yields MKNHSQIPPYTWKRPIGLGWEKPYTVRYPSNLDDGPFHGMPLGGFGAGCIGRSSRGDFNLWHIDGGEHIFKNVPACQFSIFASGQAYALSTQPPEDATLQSWEWYPPTPFCIDPDGLWVKSGTYHALYPRSWFVYENVFPVNLICEQFSPIWANNYQETSYPVAVFLWNAHNPTNQPITVSIMLTWENMTGWFTNAAKSPEVKIRDDGSPVYEYQPRWGESKNNYNWLAEDDKYLGCVLGRVTNNENPQEGDGTWCIATAKNPQVELFYHSRFNAVGHGAEIWQSFSTNGSLFNYRDETPADENTRLGAAVAVRFTLQPGETLEVPFVLSWDFPVTEFAEGVNYYRRYTDFFGCSGDNAWQIATTALKEYHNWRSHIQNWQEPILNRSDLPDWLKMSLFNELYDLTSGGTLWSAATEKDPFGQFAVLECLDYRWYESLDVRLYGSFGLLMLYPELEKAVIRAFARAIPQSDDRTRIIGYYLTINAESPQAIRKVAGATPHDLGAPNEHVWEKTNYTAYQDCNLWKDLGCDFVLQVYRDFLFTGANDIEFLAECWDAIVQTLDYVKKFDIDGDGIPENSGAPDQTFDDWRLNGVSAYCGGLWLAALEAAIAICDILTNRRGAEDAEKRRLIYQTWLQQAKPIYQEKLWNGKYYRLDSESGSDVVMADQLCGQFYARLLNLPDIVPSDRALSALTTIYDACFLKFQDGKFGAANGVLPDGFPENPNSTHPQEVWTGINFGLAAFLLQMGMKDEGMRLTQAVVKQIYDNGLQFRTPEAITAAATFRASTYLRAMAIWAIYLCF from the coding sequence ATGAAAAACCACTCCCAAATACCCCCCTATACCTGGAAACGTCCCATCGGTTTAGGATGGGAAAAACCCTACACCGTCCGCTATCCCAGCAACCTCGACGATGGACCATTTCACGGAATGCCATTAGGTGGTTTTGGTGCAGGTTGTATCGGCCGTTCCTCTCGCGGAGATTTCAATTTATGGCACATTGACGGGGGTGAACATATCTTTAAAAATGTCCCCGCTTGTCAATTTAGTATCTTTGCATCTGGTCAAGCTTATGCTTTATCTACCCAACCTCCAGAAGATGCTACATTACAATCTTGGGAATGGTATCCACCGACTCCCTTTTGTATTGACCCAGATGGTTTATGGGTGAAGTCAGGAACTTATCATGCACTTTATCCCCGCAGTTGGTTTGTGTATGAAAATGTTTTTCCAGTTAACTTAATTTGTGAACAATTTTCACCCATCTGGGCTAATAATTATCAAGAAACCAGTTATCCTGTAGCGGTTTTCTTGTGGAATGCACACAACCCAACCAACCAACCAATTACTGTTAGCATCATGCTAACTTGGGAAAATATGACTGGTTGGTTTACCAATGCGGCAAAATCTCCCGAAGTCAAAATTAGAGATGATGGCAGTCCCGTTTATGAATATCAACCACGTTGGGGAGAAAGCAAAAATAACTATAATTGGTTAGCGGAAGATGATAAATATTTAGGTTGTGTTTTAGGTCGCGTTACTAATAACGAAAATCCCCAAGAAGGTGACGGAACTTGGTGTATTGCGACTGCAAAAAATCCTCAAGTTGAATTATTTTATCATTCCCGTTTTAATGCTGTGGGTCATGGTGCAGAAATTTGGCAAAGTTTCAGTACAAATGGTTCTTTATTTAATTATCGTGATGAAACTCCCGCAGATGAAAATACTCGTTTAGGTGCTGCTGTTGCAGTTCGTTTCACTTTACAACCAGGAGAAACTTTAGAAGTTCCTTTTGTGTTAAGTTGGGATTTTCCAGTAACAGAATTTGCAGAGGGAGTAAATTACTATCGCAGATATACAGACTTCTTTGGTTGTAGTGGTGATAATGCTTGGCAAATTGCTACTACTGCACTGAAAGAATATCACAATTGGCGATCGCACATCCAAAACTGGCAAGAACCCATCCTCAACCGTTCTGACTTACCCGACTGGTTGAAAATGTCCCTATTTAACGAACTCTACGACTTAACCAGTGGGGGAACTCTCTGGAGTGCAGCCACCGAAAAAGACCCCTTCGGCCAATTCGCAGTGTTAGAATGTTTAGATTACCGCTGGTATGAAAGTTTAGACGTGCGGTTATACGGCTCTTTCGGGTTATTAATGTTATACCCAGAACTAGAAAAAGCCGTTATTCGCGCATTTGCTAGGGCAATTCCCCAAAGTGATGATAGAACTAGAATTATCGGTTATTATCTCACCATCAACGCCGAAAGTCCCCAAGCTATTCGTAAGGTAGCAGGTGCTACACCCCACGACTTAGGCGCACCCAATGAACACGTTTGGGAGAAAACTAATTATACTGCTTATCAAGATTGCAATCTTTGGAAAGATTTAGGTTGTGATTTTGTCTTGCAAGTATATCGCGATTTTCTGTTTACCGGTGCAAATGATATTGAATTTCTCGCAGAATGTTGGGATGCAATTGTCCAAACTCTCGACTATGTGAAAAAATTTGATATTGATGGAGATGGTATACCAGAAAATTCTGGCGCACCTGACCAAACTTTTGATGATTGGCGGTTAAATGGTGTTAGTGCTTATTGTGGTGGTTTGTGGTTAGCAGCTTTGGAAGCGGCCATTGCTATTTGTGATATTTTAACGAACCGCAGAGGCGCAGAGGACGCAGAGAAACGGAGATTAATTTATCAAACTTGGTTACAGCAAGCTAAACCCATCTATCAAGAAAAGCTGTGGAATGGTAAATATTACCGCTTAGATAGCGAAAGTGGTTCTGATGTAGTCATGGCTGACCAATTATGTGGGCAATTCTACGCTCGATTACTCAATTTACCAGATATTGTACCGAGCGATCGCGCTCTTTCTGCTTTAACAACTATATATGATGCCTGTTTCCTCAAATTCCAAGATGGGAAATTTGGTGCTGCTAACGGTGTCCTTCCCGACGGTTTCCCAGAAAACCCTAATTCTACCCATCCTCAAGAAGTGTGGACTGGTATTAACTTTGGTTTAGCTGCTTTTCTGCTACAGATGGGTATGAAGGATGAAGGTATGCGCTTAACACAAGCAGTAGTGAAGCAAATTTACGACAATGGTTTACAGTTCCGCACCCCAGAAGCTATTACTGCTGCTGCTACTTTTCGTGCTAGTACATATCTCCGTGCAATGGCTATTTGGGCTATTTATTTGTGTTTTTAA
- a CDS encoding metal-sensing transcriptional repressor, with translation MNGSNRLAEESLASSQQAEHTHHHHLDHEHTDHTPGAVKSVHPHVHSEESMRRIVNRLSRIEGHIRGVKTMVQQNTPCPDVLLQIAAVRGALDKVARIVLDEHLTECIARASENGNIDVEIEQLKAALDRFLP, from the coding sequence ATGAATGGATCAAACCGATTAGCTGAAGAATCCTTGGCTTCATCTCAGCAAGCAGAACACACACACCATCATCATCTTGACCACGAACATACAGATCATACTCCAGGGGCAGTCAAGTCAGTCCATCCTCACGTCCATAGTGAAGAGTCCATGCGGCGAATTGTCAACCGACTATCTCGTATAGAAGGACACATTCGGGGAGTGAAAACAATGGTGCAACAAAACACCCCTTGTCCTGATGTTTTACTACAAATTGCGGCTGTGAGAGGCGCATTAGACAAGGTAGCACGGATTGTTTTGGATGAACATTTAACCGAGTGTATTGCTAGAGCTTCAGAAAATGGCAATATCGACGTAGAAATTGAACAACTCAAAGCCGCTTTAGATCGGTTTTTGCCGTAG
- a CDS encoding Uma2 family endonuclease, whose translation MVTLALTHSDTHTNSVILHNISWNTFERILSETGDTRNNRFTYNQGILEIMTPLMPHEHNKRLLEKLIDTLVEELNLNVKSTGSLTCKREDLARGVEPDSSFYIQNELIMRNKRSLDLTQDPPPDLVIEVDYASSSIDKLPIYLALGVPEVWRYDEPVMQIYSLSDGKYIPCNGSPTFANLPLNTEIPRFLASSLEIGEVAMIRSFRSWLKTQVENIK comes from the coding sequence ATGGTAACTCTAGCACTTACTCACAGCGACACTCACACCAATAGCGTCATCCTCCATAATATTTCTTGGAATACTTTTGAAAGGATTTTATCAGAAACAGGTGATACTCGTAATAACAGATTTACTTATAATCAGGGAATCTTAGAAATTATGACTCCATTAATGCCCCATGAACATAATAAACGCTTGCTAGAAAAGCTAATTGATACGTTAGTTGAAGAGTTAAATCTCAACGTTAAAAGCACTGGTTCATTAACTTGTAAAAGAGAAGATTTAGCTAGAGGTGTAGAACCTGATTCTAGTTTCTATATTCAAAATGAACTAATTATGAGAAATAAAAGAAGTTTAGATTTAACTCAAGATCCCCCACCTGATTTAGTAATAGAAGTTGATTATGCTAGTTCTTCTATTGATAAGTTACCAATTTATTTAGCTTTAGGTGTTCCTGAAGTTTGGCGTTATGATGAACCTGTGATGCAAATTTATAGTTTATCAGATGGTAAATATATTCCTTGTAATGGTTCACCAACCTTTGCAAATTTACCTTTAAATACAGAAATTCCTCGGTTTTTAGCCTCAAGTTTAGAAATAGGTGAAGTGGCAATGATTCGGAGTTTTCGGAGTTGGTTAAAAACACAAGTAGAAAATATTAAATAA